From Apium graveolens cultivar Ventura unplaced genomic scaffold, ASM990537v1 ctg4366, whole genome shotgun sequence:
aaatttttacaaaatcaagtatcagaatactagcaaaacatgtatcagaatactattccagaagcatgtatcagtatacacacgatccatatcccagttaccaaaaacatgtatcagtatacatattttaagagatcgcatacatatgagttatggcagatcttaaacatactagtatcatcatatagatcattaacagattcatcatatcattcatataacataactgttatcatggcagactcatcacacatgcatacttgtaaaaatacagtaaacacgtaaccaaatcagccccttatacacgtagctctgatgccaatgttgggttccgaaggcataaaacacagcggataaacgtaaataaaacaaaaaaattttgaaacccaaaaacaggatccatgtataattatgggcagattatgaagataacgaatcatacctttcaagagcttaactttcacgaactcaacggagatcctagctatcacactttgtgtctacctctcggagaaacacctctatggtatccacacgagcaccttcaagaacgtctcacgaacttgactacggaatggatgtactagcctccttcttgacgatctgaattgcctccGCCTCTCTTTGCTGCTGGGATTTTCTCgaaaaacgtacaagcctctttaacctatcattatgtatttataatggctgattaaaaaggcccataatagcaaagcccaaccctagtaggtattggattaaataataaaaacgtggattaaataataaaaatgaatttctattatttaattaataactaagttatacttaattattatgggcaaaaacattccttttaattcgaatttatattatctcaattaagtcttacttaattataataaaattcaaataatcatcaattaatttaaatccataatttaaattaactattccataaagtgctctatttgtgcgaccctataggctattatttaattgacaataattttattctctaataaaattataaacaatgagcggtatctagtaatacatgattgttacccaattaaacaataattaaatcgtgattagacaaaacctttcgtgattaatatttttcatgtaatataatctctttaaccatacatattatagattaaactcgaggcatgtatttagtcatcctcttcaacatttaatccgggtttacttgatccatgagtagattattaagacaaatcattatttgagcatgaccatgctttcataatctcactcaatcaagaggccaataatatctctcctaattataggagggttaaatcctttatctatcattcatatttctcatacgactcatgatatacccgatgtccacttttatcatcacccgatcaaaagtaacttttaatgtagtcaaagtatattaatcctcgtatagaaatataatgatttcaagtcaaaggatcgttacaccattatcactgtgagtctttcttatgactttattaaacctgaaaaatctcacattgggtctgtccagtaccatgtactctcacatgtacctatgtattgactttagtatccccatacttataaccaatgagatgtggttatcttgtcaaacaacatactagtctatctatgtattattattgtcttataataataatactcgactatggacctttaagaatatgatatattatataatctcaagtacaagtcatgtacttaaactatacaatttgtatcatgattctaaggatatttattatgctaacaaaatatcgcagtaattaaggtcataataaatacatttattgaatgattaactgacataaagatttaaaataataatatattgcctctagggcacctacactaacaaaatgatagggtataagagacccggcTAGGAATCAACCTGGATCTAAAGGATACCAGACTCGATTGATGGAccaagacccccctctcccagaacaACCAAATGGAGAGACCAGACCCACGTCCATCTTATGACCCGAATCCGGACCCACCTgcctacccggatccggatcaggGCTAAGACCACCATGAGGGAGGTCCCAGCAAGcacatgcacatcccacaacccgccaagcaagggtacgtgggcacgtgactatgacagctatcaacaaccaacacaccagacaagcacggcgcgtgtcagaaggccgttaggacactctgaAGGTGGTCCttccctggacacgtgtaagcaatccacccaagccaggcgtcctccgtTCCTAAGATCCAACGACcctgatttagaggtaactacccctaaaccctacctttgggctatatatacccccaaggctgaagggtttaggggttggaaaatattcACACTCTTGCgcactcactctctctctcataTCCATACACACACAGCAGCCTCTACATTACattacatacatacatacatcttcatcttctccaagaccctgttcttattcttacaccggaggcgccgtgagagccaaaccccccttccggtgttgttttgcaggcgcccaaccaaCAGCTACACCTCATCCGTACCCAGAAGATTCAGGAACggcgtcggacggagccgcccgctcaccggagttatcactGAGCAGCCTCAACCAGGCTCGTAAGGTTCAACCCTGTTAATTAAGCAGATGAGAAAACAAAATATATCATGCCAGAAAGTACAATGAATGTAAATTGATCCAACATACTATTGGGCTATTGAAGGTACCTAATTCATTAATTTcctccatatgaaaattttgcaTCTTCAGGATCTCTTGCTTTAAGGAGTTAGAAAGCATCCTTAAATCCTGAGTAGTGTGCATAAAAAATTATCACATTATGACCCCAGAAGCATTATATAATCATAATCTATATATACTAATCAATCAAAAATCTGCAGGGATCCAGTGTTAAAATCTAGAAAGCTTTTATAGCCAAGTTCTTTCCTTATTTTACAGGTCTAGCTAGTGCTTCCTTGAGTGCTATGACCTGACTATCACTAGATTCTTTGTGCTTCCGCAGCCTAACTAAATCTTCTTCTTCAAGTTTTTTCTTCttctcaatttccatcttctcaatcTGCATGCAACAAGCAAAATTATCGGATAATACAAGCAACTGAGCAAGACAATGATATAAGGTTTTTCTTAGCTGCCCCATAGTACAAAGACTACTctcttaaaaaaattaaacaaagaAAGTGAAGACATCCAAATAGGTTAGAGTGAGATTCATCCCACAGATTATGTCCCATAAATTACTCCTATTTTTTAACAGTTCCGCACAGAAGAAGCAAATTTTTTGTACTGCGGTTTTTTACGCTTGCACAAAAAAATATTTAGTCCATTTGCACAGTCACAACAGGAGCACCTCATTTTCTTCTGTGGTTTCTGTTGCAAGTGTTTCCAGTACTTTTATCTTTGCCTGAAGCTTCTCCTCACGAAACTTGGAAGCACACTTTTGCTGCAGCCAAGTACTAACATATTAATATAATTATACACAGAAATTTTAATATGACCCGAAGTCATGAAGTTAAAAATGATGATTTATATCTCCTGGACTACCACTTTCAATAAAGAGGGTACATGCTAAACATGTATAATTTTAGTATAAATACAAAACACAATGAAGGGAACTTAGGTATATAACTTAAGTAATATAATTTGGTGCCACGCTATGAAAGTTCAAAGTGCAATATTAAGTTCCATAGGTTAGGAATATCTCCATTTTTTCTCTCTATATTCTCATCCAGAATCTTCTTAGCAACACTGAAAAGTGACCGAGTGGAAGCAGAAGTGCTGATTTACTAATTTAAGCAAATTTGAGATCTTGGGAATATTGCAGGAAGAGAATGTGAAATCTACAGTGTTTGCAAAATTATCTAAATATTACACATAAtgattgcagaaccatcattaCAGTCATAGATATGTTCCAGATTGTCTAGATAGGTTCATGAATGACAAAGATAAACCATCAAAATCCCCAATATATGCTTAAAGCATATGGTTCAAACACTGAAGAGATCACATACTGCACTGTGAAAAGTGTAGATGTACCTGAAATGCCTTCTGTAAAGAGGAATGAGTTTGATCTGAACAATACACCATAAGCTTTTTAAGGGCATCTTTTCTAGTTCTTATTAAAACGTTGTCACGGGCAGCCAGAAGTACAACTAGAACAGCTTCGCTTGTAGTGCCTTGTATTACTCCACCACCATATCCTACTTAAGGGAAAGCCCAGGTATGATCAACTATTGCTTACAATTTGATCATATAACTTTCCATTGAACAAAGAAAAGATTAGAGATGCATATTCAAAGATGAGATTGCCCGTCCTCTAAGCCAATTATTAGGATGCGCCATCCCTGCCCATTTCAAGAAACAAAATTATCAAACACCTCcaatacacacacacataaaAACCAACAAAAATCACTTTAAGATTGCATTTTTATCAAATTTAGAAATGTGGGTCATGATAGATAGAGACTTACTTCTTCAAACTTTGGTTTAACTTTGGTTTTACTCCTGTATTTCAGATGAACAAGCAAATATTATAAACCCAAGTTAGAGAAATTAGAGAAAGTGTTTGATTTTTGGGTTAAATTATAGCAAGAGCGACAAAAATTAATGGCAGAGCATATTATTATATGCTGGCGTTTGTAAATAAATGTTAGTATTGTGTGTACTAGCTCTAAAGAAGATAAATATGTAACTCAAAACAATGGTTGTACACCACAGTCACGAGGATCGTCCCCAGAAAACCCCATAGATTAAGCACCACCATCTCTAGCTACAAACACAAGCATGACAAGTTACCGCAGCAAAATAGATCCAC
This genomic window contains:
- the LOC141701765 gene encoding kinesin-like protein KIN-14J is translated as MVYCSDQTHSSLQKAFQQKCASKFREEKLQAKIKVLETLATETTEENEIEKMEIEKKKKLEEEDLVRLRKHKESSDSQVIALKEALARPVK